Proteins encoded in a region of the Bradyrhizobium sp. CB3481 genome:
- the sufC gene encoding Fe-S cluster assembly ATPase SufC — MALLEVKDLKVRVEEREILHGLTLTVNPGEVHAIMGPNGSGKSTLSHVIAGKPGYEVTDGQILFRGEDLLEMDPDERAAKGVFLAFQYPVEIPGVTTWNFLHTALNAQRKARGQSQLTSPEFLKKVREVAKSLNIPQDMLKRGVNVGFSGGEKKRNEILQMALFEPAVCILDEMDSGLDIDALRIAADGVNALRSPERAMVVITHYQRLLNYIIPDFVHVMSKGRVVKSGGKDLALELEASGYTQFDDAA, encoded by the coding sequence ATGGCTTTGCTTGAAGTGAAAGATCTGAAGGTCCGTGTCGAGGAGCGTGAGATCCTCCACGGGCTGACGCTGACGGTGAACCCGGGCGAGGTGCATGCGATCATGGGCCCGAACGGCTCCGGCAAGTCTACGCTGAGCCACGTCATCGCGGGCAAGCCGGGCTATGAGGTCACCGACGGGCAGATCCTGTTCAGAGGTGAGGATCTGCTGGAAATGGATCCCGATGAGCGCGCTGCCAAGGGCGTGTTTCTGGCGTTCCAGTATCCGGTCGAAATCCCCGGCGTCACCACCTGGAATTTCCTGCACACGGCGTTGAATGCGCAGCGCAAGGCGCGCGGCCAGAGCCAGCTTACCTCGCCGGAGTTTCTCAAGAAGGTCCGCGAGGTCGCAAAATCGCTCAACATTCCGCAGGACATGCTCAAGCGCGGCGTCAATGTCGGCTTCTCCGGCGGCGAGAAGAAGCGCAACGAGATTTTGCAGATGGCGCTGTTCGAGCCGGCCGTCTGCATCCTGGATGAGATGGATTCCGGCCTCGACATCGACGCGCTCAGGATCGCGGCCGATGGCGTCAACGCGCTGCGTTCGCCCGAGCGCGCCATGGTGGTCATCACGCACTACCAGCGGCTGCTCAACTACATCATCCCCGACTTCGTCCACGTGATGTCGAAGGGCAGGGTGGTCAAAAGCGGCGGCAAGGATCTGGCGCTGGAGCTCGAGGCTTCCGGCTACACCCAGTTCGACGACGCGGCCTGA
- a CDS encoding cysteine desulfurase, with amino-acid sequence MSQHPAVKNGAYDVTRVREDFPALAMKVYGKPLVYLDNAASAQKPTAVLDRMTQAYTSEYANVHRGLHYLANAATEAYEGARAKVAKFINAGRSEEIIFTRNVTEAINLVASSWGEPNIKQGDEIVLSIMEHHSNIVPWHFLRERHGAVIKWAPVDDDGNFLIEEFEKLLTPRTKLVAITQMSNALGTFVPIKEVVKLAHDRGIPVLVDGAQGAVHLPVDVQDLDCDFYAFTGHKVYGPTGIGALYAKHEHLVAMRPYNGGGEMIREVAKDWVTYGDPPHKFEAGTPPIVEAIGLGAAIDYVTSIGKERIAAHEHDLLTYAQERLREINSLRLIGTARGKGPVISFEMKGAHAHDVATVIDRQGIAVRAGTHCVMPLLERFNVTATCRASFGMYNTREEVDHLAQALIKARDLFA; translated from the coding sequence ATGAGTCAGCACCCGGCGGTCAAAAATGGTGCCTATGACGTGACCCGCGTGCGGGAGGATTTCCCCGCGCTGGCGATGAAGGTCTATGGCAAGCCGCTGGTCTATCTCGACAACGCCGCCTCCGCCCAGAAGCCGACCGCCGTGCTCGACCGCATGACGCAGGCCTACACAAGCGAATACGCCAACGTGCATCGCGGCTTGCATTACCTCGCCAATGCGGCCACCGAGGCTTACGAGGGCGCCCGTGCCAAGGTAGCGAAATTCATCAATGCAGGGCGCAGCGAAGAAATCATCTTCACCCGCAATGTCACCGAGGCTATCAATCTGGTGGCATCGTCCTGGGGCGAGCCCAACATCAAGCAGGGCGACGAGATCGTGCTCTCGATCATGGAGCACCACTCCAACATCGTGCCGTGGCACTTTTTGCGCGAGCGCCACGGCGCCGTGATCAAATGGGCGCCGGTCGACGATGACGGCAATTTCCTGATCGAGGAATTCGAGAAGCTGCTGACGCCGCGCACCAAGCTCGTCGCCATCACCCAGATGTCGAACGCGCTTGGCACCTTCGTGCCGATCAAGGAAGTCGTGAAGCTCGCCCATGACCGTGGCATTCCGGTGCTGGTCGACGGGGCGCAGGGCGCCGTGCATTTGCCGGTCGACGTGCAGGACCTCGATTGCGATTTCTATGCCTTCACCGGCCACAAGGTCTATGGCCCGACCGGGATTGGCGCGCTCTACGCCAAGCATGAACACCTGGTCGCGATGCGACCCTATAATGGCGGCGGCGAGATGATCCGCGAGGTGGCAAAGGACTGGGTCACCTATGGCGACCCGCCGCACAAGTTCGAGGCCGGGACGCCGCCGATCGTCGAGGCGATCGGCCTGGGGGCTGCGATCGACTACGTCACCTCGATCGGCAAGGAGCGCATCGCCGCCCACGAGCACGATCTTCTGACCTATGCCCAGGAGCGGCTGCGCGAAATCAATTCGCTGCGCCTGATCGGCACCGCCCGCGGCAAGGGTCCGGTGATCTCCTTCGAGATGAAGGGCGCGCACGCCCACGACGTCGCGACCGTGATCGACCGGCAGGGCATCGCGGTGCGCGCCGGCACCCATTGCGTGATGCCGCTTTTAGAGCGGTTCAACGTCACAGCCACCTGCAGGGCCTCGTTCGGCATGTATAATACGCGGGAAGAAGTCGACCATCTGGCACAGGCGCTGATCAAGGCGCGGGATTTGTTCGCATGA
- a CDS encoding iron-sulfur cluster assembly accessory protein, translating to MTDMTPASPTTAKPKPRPRPQVMKLTDAAAARITELTKRADSEIVGLRVGIKNGGCAGQSYTVEYAHEIRPTDEVVEDKGVKILVDPKAVLFLLGTEMDYKADKLQAQFIFNNPNQVSACGCGESVQLTPAKV from the coding sequence ATGACTGACATGACACCCGCTTCACCCACGACTGCCAAGCCCAAGCCGCGGCCGCGCCCGCAGGTCATGAAACTGACCGACGCGGCCGCTGCGCGGATCACAGAACTGACCAAACGCGCCGATTCCGAGATCGTCGGCCTGCGCGTCGGCATCAAGAATGGCGGCTGCGCCGGGCAGTCCTACACGGTCGAATACGCCCATGAGATCCGCCCGACCGACGAAGTGGTCGAGGACAAGGGCGTCAAGATCCTGGTCGACCCCAAGGCCGTGCTGTTCCTGCTCGGCACCGAGATGGACTACAAGGCCGACAAGCTGCAGGCCCAGTTCATCTTCAACAACCCGAACCAGGTTTCCGCCTGCGGCTGCGGCGAATCGGTGCAGCTGACGCCGGCGAAGGTGTAG
- a CDS encoding SUF system Fe-S cluster assembly protein: MSDTAEIKSANMETNSALPPEETERLGTEIVAALKTVFDPEIPADIYELGLIYKVDLKDDRSVDVTMTLTTPNCPAAGELPTMVENAIASVPGVGVVNVNLVWDPAWTPDRMSDEARLVLNMW; encoded by the coding sequence ATGAGTGATACGGCCGAAATCAAGTCAGCCAATATGGAAACCAATTCGGCGCTGCCGCCGGAGGAGACCGAGCGTCTCGGCACGGAAATCGTCGCGGCGCTGAAGACGGTGTTCGACCCGGAAATCCCGGCCGACATTTACGAGCTCGGCCTGATCTACAAGGTCGACCTCAAGGACGACCGCAGCGTCGACGTGACGATGACGCTGACCACGCCGAACTGCCCGGCGGCCGGCGAGTTGCCGACCATGGTGGAGAACGCGATCGCCAGCGTTCCCGGCGTCGGCGTCGTCAACGTCAATCTGGTGTGGGATCCGGCCTGGACGCCGGATCGGATGTCCGACGAGGCCCGCCTCGTCCTCAACATGTGGTGA
- a CDS encoding TfoX/Sxy family protein, translated as MDREFLIDLFADFGPVTIRRMFSGYGISADGTNFALSLRAGLYFRADEATIPQFEAEGSKPFQYQTRTKTVTVNSYWQLPARLFDDSEELASWARAALAAAQRAAVRKRPKARKATKPKVSGKIAKKPVARRKPAAKQRTAKAKKAQRK; from the coding sequence ATGGATCGCGAATTCCTCATCGACCTGTTCGCCGATTTCGGTCCAGTCACCATCCGGCGGATGTTTTCCGGTTACGGCATCTCGGCCGATGGCACCAATTTCGCGCTGTCGCTGCGTGCCGGCCTTTATTTCCGTGCCGACGAGGCGACCATCCCGCAATTCGAAGCGGAAGGCTCGAAGCCGTTTCAATATCAGACGCGGACCAAGACCGTCACCGTGAACTCGTACTGGCAATTGCCGGCGCGGCTGTTCGATGATTCCGAAGAACTGGCCAGTTGGGCGCGGGCGGCACTCGCCGCCGCGCAACGCGCGGCTGTTCGCAAGCGGCCGAAAGCCCGCAAGGCGACGAAGCCGAAGGTGTCTGGCAAGATAGCGAAGAAGCCTGTCGCCCGCCGGAAGCCCGCGGCAAAGCAGCGTACGGCCAAGGCGAAAAAGGCGCAGCGCAAATAA
- the sufB gene encoding Fe-S cluster assembly protein SufB, whose product MPAVQETVERVRRIDVDQYRYGFETLIESEKAPKGLSEETVRFISAKKNEPAWMLEWRLEAYRRWLTMTEPTWARVNYPKIDYQDIHYYAAPKPKKTLSSIDEIDPEILKTYERLGIPLREVAILEGVEPPPGGESSANRKIAVDAVFDSVSVATTFQKELKAAGVIFMPISEAIREHPELVQKYLGSVVPTSDNYFATLNSAVFSDGSFVYVPPGVRCPMELSTYFRINERNTGQFERTLIIADKGSYVSYLEGCTAPQRDENQLHAAVVELVALDDAEIKYSTVQNWYPGNSEGVGGIYNFVTKRGDCRGNHSKISWTQVETGSAITWKYPSCILRGDNSRGEFYSIAISNGHQQVDSGTKMLHLGKNTSSRIISKGIAAGVSQNTYRGLVTAHRKAAGARNYTACDSLLIGDKCGAHTVPYVEAKNSSATFEHEATTSKISEDVLFYCTQRGLSQEEAVGLVVNGFVKDVLQQLPMEFAVEAQKLISISLEGSVG is encoded by the coding sequence ATGCCAGCCGTACAAGAGACGGTCGAGCGCGTCAGGCGCATCGACGTCGACCAGTATCGATATGGGTTTGAGACTCTTATCGAGTCCGAGAAGGCCCCCAAGGGGCTGTCGGAAGAAACCGTCCGCTTCATCTCTGCCAAGAAGAACGAGCCGGCCTGGATGCTGGAATGGCGCCTGGAGGCTTATCGCCGCTGGCTGACCATGACCGAGCCGACCTGGGCGCGCGTCAACTACCCCAAGATCGACTACCAGGACATCCACTATTACGCGGCGCCGAAGCCGAAGAAGACGCTGTCGTCGATCGATGAAATCGATCCTGAAATCCTCAAGACCTACGAGAGGCTCGGCATTCCCTTGCGGGAGGTTGCCATTCTTGAAGGCGTCGAGCCGCCGCCCGGGGGCGAATCGTCAGCCAACCGCAAGATTGCAGTCGACGCGGTATTCGACTCGGTTTCGGTCGCGACCACGTTCCAGAAGGAGTTGAAGGCGGCCGGCGTGATCTTCATGCCAATCTCGGAAGCGATCCGCGAGCATCCCGAACTAGTTCAGAAGTATCTCGGCTCGGTCGTGCCGACCTCGGACAATTACTTCGCGACGCTGAACTCAGCGGTGTTCTCTGACGGCTCGTTCGTCTACGTGCCGCCGGGCGTGCGCTGTCCGATGGAGCTGTCGACCTATTTCCGCATCAACGAGCGCAACACCGGCCAGTTCGAGCGCACGTTGATCATCGCCGACAAGGGCTCCTACGTCAGCTATCTCGAAGGTTGCACCGCGCCGCAGCGCGATGAGAACCAGCTCCATGCTGCTGTGGTGGAGCTCGTCGCGCTCGACGATGCCGAGATCAAGTACTCGACGGTGCAGAACTGGTATCCCGGCAACTCCGAAGGCGTCGGCGGCATCTATAATTTCGTCACCAAGCGTGGCGACTGCCGCGGCAACCATTCGAAGATTTCGTGGACCCAGGTCGAGACCGGGTCGGCGATCACCTGGAAATATCCGAGCTGCATCCTGCGCGGCGACAATTCGCGCGGCGAGTTCTACTCGATCGCGATCTCGAACGGTCACCAGCAGGTCGACTCTGGCACCAAGATGCTTCATCTCGGCAAGAACACGTCGAGCCGAATCATCTCCAAGGGCATCGCGGCCGGTGTCTCGCAGAATACCTATCGAGGCCTTGTCACCGCCCATCGCAAGGCGGCTGGCGCGCGCAACTACACCGCCTGCGACTCGCTCCTGATTGGCGACAAATGCGGTGCGCATACCGTGCCTTACGTCGAGGCGAAGAACTCGTCGGCGACCTTCGAGCACGAAGCGACGACGTCGAAGATCTCCGAGGACGTGCTGTTCTATTGCACCCAGCGCGGCCTTTCGCAGGAAGAAGCGGTCGGCCTCGTGGTCAACGGCTTTGTGAAGGACGTGCTGCAGCAACTGCCGATGGAGTTCGCAGTTGAGGCGCAGAAGCTGATCTCGATCTCGCTGGAAGGATCGGTGGGTTAA
- the sufD gene encoding Fe-S cluster assembly protein SufD: protein MNLVLAKNETGRALSDSFAIARDRLPGAGKVPEARRAAFEAYERVGLPHRRIEDWKYTDLRALVREVLPLAPAPDAAALKRAAAAIKLQAIKGARPLVLVDGVFVPKLSDVGGLEKGLTVRTLRDVLEAGDAALQAQLLTSDNANPMVALNSAMMTDGVVIEIAGGLVLKQPLQIIHVASGPAPAAMFTRSLLRLGKDAGATLVESYIAAEGTKTYQAHDSLVIAVGDNSRLDHVRLVEDSREAFNVSSAVVTLGAHAHYNTFGMTSGAAVSRYQATIAFAGEHSRVETNGVNLLNGRQHADTTLFMDHAVPHCASREVFRAVADDRAHSVFQGRIVVRPDAQKTDAKMMTRALLLSDDAEADNKPELEIFADDVTCGHGATTGALDESLLFYLRARGLSEKEAQALLIQAFVGEAIESIASDNLRELAIAATRRWLEARS, encoded by the coding sequence ATGAACCTGGTTTTGGCAAAGAACGAGACGGGACGCGCGCTGAGCGACAGCTTTGCGATCGCGCGCGACCGGCTGCCCGGTGCTGGAAAAGTGCCGGAGGCACGACGCGCCGCCTTCGAGGCCTACGAGCGCGTCGGCCTTCCGCATCGGCGGATCGAAGACTGGAAATATACCGACCTGCGCGCGCTTGTGCGCGAGGTGCTGCCGCTGGCGCCCGCGCCGGATGCTGCCGCGCTGAAGCGCGCCGCTGCGGCCATCAAGCTGCAGGCGATCAAGGGCGCGCGCCCGCTGGTTCTGGTGGACGGCGTGTTCGTGCCAAAGCTTTCCGATGTCGGCGGCCTGGAGAAGGGCCTTACTGTCCGTACGCTGCGCGACGTGCTGGAGGCGGGCGATGCCGCGCTGCAGGCGCAGCTTCTTACGTCCGATAACGCCAATCCGATGGTGGCGCTCAACAGCGCGATGATGACCGATGGCGTGGTGATCGAGATCGCTGGTGGCCTCGTGCTGAAGCAGCCGCTGCAGATCATCCATGTCGCCAGCGGGCCCGCGCCTGCGGCGATGTTCACGCGCTCGCTGCTCCGTCTCGGCAAGGACGCCGGCGCGACGCTGGTCGAAAGCTATATCGCGGCCGAGGGTACCAAGACCTATCAGGCCCATGACTCGCTGGTTATCGCGGTCGGCGATAACTCGCGGCTCGACCATGTCAGACTGGTCGAGGACAGCCGCGAGGCCTTCAACGTCTCCTCCGCCGTCGTCACGCTGGGTGCGCACGCGCATTACAATACGTTCGGCATGACCTCGGGCGCCGCCGTCAGCCGCTACCAGGCGACGATTGCGTTCGCCGGGGAGCACTCCCGGGTCGAGACCAACGGCGTCAACCTGCTCAATGGCCGCCAGCACGCCGACACCACGCTGTTCATGGACCACGCGGTGCCGCATTGCGCCAGCCGCGAGGTGTTCCGCGCCGTCGCCGACGACCGCGCCCATTCGGTGTTCCAGGGCCGCATCGTCGTGCGTCCCGACGCGCAGAAGACCGATGCCAAGATGATGACGCGCGCGCTGCTGCTCTCCGATGATGCCGAGGCCGACAACAAGCCGGAGCTCGAGATCTTCGCCGACGACGTCACTTGCGGCCATGGCGCGACCACCGGCGCCCTCGACGAGAGCCTGCTGTTCTACCTGCGCGCCCGCGGTCTCTCCGAGAAGGAGGCGCAGGCGCTCTTGATCCAGGCGTTCGTGGGCGAGGCGATTGAATCCATCGCGAGCGACAATCTGCGAGAACTCGCAATTGCAGCCACGCGGCGTTGGCTGGAGGCACGTTCATGA
- a CDS encoding GGDEF domain-containing protein — MVKLLDEHERTMAFAEVALGQIRSLRQTAIPRNYEIWYVYATGYNAPLNKIINETLARNGKLSESDLEQIYETYLSHIKASDRIDKVGARVIGEIDDVMALITEALGMSESYDAKLSGANEKLRTAKTRDQLKSVVDGLMKSTREMQETNKALENRLALSKTEISNLQHSLEAIRAESLTDPLTGLGNRKYFDRSIEMAVRTALANGEPLSLMMFDIDHFKSFNDSYGHLTGDQVLRLVAQSLKQTIKGQDITSRYGGEEFAVVLPNTGLRQALTVADHIRRAVMAKELKKKSTGEILGRVTISVGVSLLKPDDDTDSLIERADGCLYAAKRNGRNRVVCEVDPEYADETRSQVA, encoded by the coding sequence GTGGTCAAGCTGCTGGACGAACACGAACGCACGATGGCGTTTGCCGAAGTTGCGTTGGGCCAGATCAGATCCCTCCGCCAGACCGCCATCCCGCGCAACTATGAAATCTGGTACGTCTACGCGACCGGATACAACGCTCCGCTCAACAAGATCATCAACGAGACGCTGGCACGCAACGGCAAGCTCAGCGAATCCGATCTCGAGCAGATATACGAAACCTATCTCTCGCATATCAAGGCTTCCGACCGGATCGACAAGGTCGGCGCGCGCGTGATCGGCGAAATCGACGACGTCATGGCGTTGATCACCGAGGCGCTGGGCATGTCGGAGAGCTACGACGCCAAACTTTCCGGCGCGAACGAAAAACTCAGGACCGCCAAGACCCGCGATCAGCTCAAGTCCGTTGTCGACGGCCTGATGAAATCGACGCGCGAAATGCAAGAGACCAACAAGGCGCTGGAGAATCGGCTGGCGCTGTCGAAGACCGAGATCAGCAACCTTCAGCATAGCCTCGAAGCGATTCGCGCCGAGAGTCTGACTGACCCGTTGACCGGGCTCGGCAACCGCAAATATTTCGATCGTTCGATCGAGATGGCGGTACGGACAGCGCTGGCGAATGGCGAACCGCTGTCGCTCATGATGTTCGACATCGACCATTTCAAGTCGTTCAACGATTCCTACGGTCACCTCACCGGCGACCAGGTGCTGCGGCTGGTTGCACAGTCGCTGAAGCAGACGATCAAGGGCCAGGACATCACCTCCCGCTATGGCGGCGAGGAATTCGCGGTCGTGCTGCCCAACACCGGCCTGCGCCAGGCGCTGACGGTCGCCGATCACATCCGCCGCGCGGTGATGGCGAAGGAGCTGAAGAAGAAATCGACCGGCGAGATTCTCGGCCGCGTCACCATTTCGGTCGGCGTCTCCCTGCTCAAGCCGGATGACGACACGGATTCCCTGATCGAACGCGCCGACGGCTGCCTCTACGCCGCCAAGCGCAATGGCCGCAACCGCGTGGTCTGCGAAGTCGATCCCGAATACGCCGACGAGACGCGCAGCCAGGTCGCCTGA
- a CDS encoding cysteine desulfurase family protein, whose translation MPERVYLDWNATTPLRPEARAAMAAAWDIAGNPSSVHAEGRQARRVVEDARAAIAAAVGGRPQDVVFTSGGTEANALALTPGVRHGSGQPARRLLVSAIEHTSVLSGGRFSPEAIGTIDVTGSGLVDLDHLRRLLAAGPPALVSVMLANNETGAIQPISEVADVVHEAGGLLHIDAIQALGKIPFEIKSLNADLITLSAHKIGGPKGVGALVLGEDVQLEALLRGGGQELGRRAGTENVAGIAAFGAATSAAMAALAPNARRLQSLQERLEKGLMQTASMIVFSADVPRLPNTTLFTVPGLKAETAVIGFDLGGIAVSSGSACSSGKVQPSHVLSAMGIARDLAQGAVRLSLGWSTSEADIDLALQAWRKLADALLRGRRNTA comes from the coding sequence ATGCCCGAGAGAGTTTATCTCGACTGGAACGCGACCACGCCGCTTCGCCCCGAGGCGAGGGCGGCGATGGCGGCCGCCTGGGACATCGCCGGCAACCCGTCCTCGGTCCATGCCGAGGGGCGTCAGGCCCGGCGGGTTGTCGAGGATGCACGCGCGGCGATCGCAGCCGCCGTCGGTGGCCGTCCGCAGGACGTTGTGTTTACTTCAGGCGGGACCGAGGCGAACGCGCTGGCGCTGACACCAGGTGTGCGTCACGGCTCGGGGCAGCCGGCGCGGCGGCTCCTGGTCTCGGCCATCGAGCATACGTCGGTACTATCAGGCGGGCGTTTCTCGCCGGAGGCGATCGGTACGATCGACGTCACCGGCTCTGGGCTGGTCGACCTCGATCATCTGCGGCGGCTGTTGGCCGCTGGGCCGCCTGCGCTGGTTTCGGTGATGCTGGCTAACAACGAGACCGGTGCCATTCAGCCAATTTCGGAGGTTGCTGACGTCGTGCATGAAGCGGGCGGGCTATTGCATATCGACGCGATCCAGGCGCTTGGGAAAATACCGTTTGAGATCAAATCGCTGAATGCCGATTTGATCACGCTTTCCGCGCACAAGATCGGCGGTCCGAAGGGCGTCGGGGCGCTGGTCCTCGGCGAGGACGTACAGCTCGAGGCGCTGCTGCGGGGCGGCGGGCAGGAGCTCGGCCGCCGGGCCGGCACCGAGAACGTCGCTGGGATCGCGGCCTTCGGCGCAGCCACCTCGGCTGCCATGGCCGCGCTCGCGCCGAACGCCCGGCGGCTGCAGTCCCTGCAGGAGCGGCTTGAGAAGGGATTGATGCAAACCGCTAGTATGATTGTATTTTCTGCAGATGTGCCACGGTTGCCAAATACCACCTTGTTCACAGTCCCCGGACTGAAGGCCGAAACCGCCGTGATTGGTTTCGATCTTGGCGGTATTGCGGTATCTTCCGGTTCCGCTTGCTCTTCCGGGAAGGTCCAGCCCTCCCACGTGCTGTCCGCCATGGGTATTGCCAGGGATCTGGCGCAGGGAGCGGTGCGGCTCAGTCTGGGCTGGTCTACCTCGGAGGCAGACATAGATTTGGCCCTTCAGGCTTGGCGAAAGCTTGCCGATGCCTTACTTAGAGGACGACGAAACACGGCTTGA
- a CDS encoding DEAD/DEAH box helicase — MSFSHLGLSDKVLAAVAATGYTTPTPIQEQAIPHVLARRDVLGIAQTGTGKTAAFVLPMLTLLEKGRARARMPRTLILEPTRELAAQVKENFDKYGAGQKLNVALLIGGVSFGDQDSKLTRGVDVLIATPGRLLDHTERGGLLLTGVELLVIDEADRMLDMGFIPDIERICKLVPFTRQTLFFTATMPPEISRISDTFLHNPERIEVSKPATTATGVSQFKVTGGREPHEKRELLRRLLRDAKDLNNAIIFCNRKREVAIVYKSLQKHGFSVGALHGDMDQSARTAALDQFRKGEIPLLVASDVAARGLDIPAVSHVFNFDVPHHADDYVHRIGRTGRAGRAGTAISIVSPLDSKSLAAIERLIGQAIPTAEGDYTLNSGSSEETDQPREHRSREGSRGGRKPRREREPRHARGTDARNDKSAEREPRQAKRAGRSGRPQPEAATFAPPTSAQPSRVPSIGRPEPRRAQREVESEPADHSHLPAFLLRPVRARV; from the coding sequence ATGTCTTTTTCCCATCTCGGCCTTTCAGATAAGGTCCTCGCGGCAGTCGCGGCCACCGGTTACACCACCCCCACCCCTATCCAGGAACAGGCCATTCCGCACGTTCTGGCCCGCCGCGACGTCCTCGGCATCGCCCAGACCGGCACCGGCAAGACCGCCGCCTTCGTCCTGCCCATGCTCACACTTCTGGAAAAGGGCCGCGCCCGGGCACGAATGCCGCGCACCCTGATCTTAGAGCCGACCCGCGAACTCGCCGCCCAGGTCAAAGAGAATTTTGATAAATACGGCGCCGGCCAGAAACTCAACGTCGCCCTCCTGATCGGCGGCGTTTCCTTCGGCGATCAGGACTCCAAACTGACCCGTGGTGTCGACGTCCTGATCGCAACCCCCGGCCGCCTGCTCGACCACACCGAGCGCGGCGGCCTCCTGCTCACCGGCGTCGAGCTGCTGGTGATCGACGAAGCCGACCGCATGCTCGACATGGGCTTCATCCCCGACATCGAGCGCATCTGCAAGCTGGTGCCCTTCACGCGGCAAACGCTGTTCTTCACCGCGACGATGCCGCCGGAAATCAGCCGCATCAGCGATACCTTCCTGCACAATCCCGAGCGGATCGAAGTTTCAAAGCCGGCGACCACGGCGACCGGCGTGTCGCAATTCAAGGTCACCGGCGGGCGCGAGCCGCACGAGAAGCGCGAACTGCTTCGCCGCCTCCTGCGCGATGCCAAGGACCTCAACAACGCGATCATCTTCTGCAACCGCAAGCGTGAAGTCGCGATCGTTTACAAATCGCTGCAGAAGCACGGCTTCAGCGTCGGCGCTCTGCACGGCGACATGGACCAGTCGGCGCGCACCGCGGCGCTCGATCAGTTCCGCAAGGGCGAAATTCCGCTCCTGGTGGCCTCCGACGTCGCCGCCCGCGGCCTCGACATTCCCGCCGTCAGCCACGTCTTCAATTTCGACGTACCGCATCACGCCGACGATTACGTGCACCGCATCGGCCGTACCGGCCGCGCCGGACGCGCCGGTACCGCGATCTCGATCGTCAGCCCGCTCGACAGCAAGTCGCTCGCTGCGATCGAACGGTTGATCGGGCAAGCCATTCCAACTGCTGAAGGCGATTACACGTTGAACTCGGGCTCGTCCGAGGAGACCGATCAGCCGCGCGAGCATCGCTCGCGCGAAGGCTCCCGCGGCGGGCGCAAGCCGCGGCGTGAACGCGAGCCGCGACACGCCAGAGGCACGGACGCGCGCAACGACAAGAGCGCCGAGCGTGAGCCGCGACAGGCCAAGCGTGCAGGCCGCAGCGGCAGACCGCAGCCGGAGGCCGCGACCTTCGCTCCACCCACCTCTGCACAGCCGTCGCGCGTACCCTCGATCGGCCGGCCCGAGCCGCGGCGCGCGCAGCGCGAGGTCGAATCGGAACCCGCCGATCACTCGCACCTTCCCGCGTTTCTGTTGCGGCCGGTGCGCGCCCGCGTCTGA
- a CDS encoding alpha/beta hydrolase, whose protein sequence is MPEVIFTGPAGRLEGRYHPAKQKNAPIAMILHPHPQFHGTMNHQIVYQCYYAFAHRGFSVLRFNFRGVGRSQGSFDHGTGELSDAASALDWAQTINPEARACWVAGFSFGAWIGMQLLMRRPEVEGFISIAPPANLYDFSFLAPCPSSGLIVHGEKDAVVPPKDVNTLVEKLKTQKGIVIDQQIIPGANHFFDGKLEPLMETVTGYLDMRLANVR, encoded by the coding sequence ATGCCTGAAGTAATTTTCACCGGCCCCGCAGGCCGTCTCGAAGGCCGTTATCATCCGGCCAAGCAGAAGAACGCGCCGATCGCGATGATCCTGCATCCGCATCCGCAGTTTCACGGCACGATGAATCACCAGATCGTCTACCAGTGCTACTACGCGTTTGCGCATCGCGGCTTCTCGGTGCTGCGCTTCAATTTCCGCGGCGTCGGCCGCAGCCAGGGCTCGTTTGACCACGGCACCGGCGAACTGTCGGATGCCGCGTCCGCGCTCGACTGGGCGCAGACCATCAATCCCGAAGCGCGCGCCTGCTGGGTTGCGGGCTTCTCGTTCGGCGCCTGGATCGGCATGCAGCTCCTGATGCGCCGCCCCGAGGTCGAAGGCTTCATCTCGATCGCGCCGCCCGCCAATCTCTACGACTTCTCCTTCCTCGCGCCCTGCCCGTCCTCGGGCCTGATCGTGCATGGCGAGAAGGACGCGGTGGTGCCGCCGAAAGATGTCAACACGCTGGTCGAGAAGCTCAAGACGCAGAAGGGCATCGTGATCGATCAGCAGATCATCCCCGGCGCCAACCATTTCTTCGACGGCAAGCTGGAGCCGCTGATGGAGACGGTGACGGGCTATCTCGACATGCGCCTCGCGAACGTGCGCTAA